A region of Salvelinus alpinus chromosome 6, SLU_Salpinus.1, whole genome shotgun sequence DNA encodes the following proteins:
- the LOC139579458 gene encoding fibronectin-like isoform X5: MLSLDDVLPPPGDFQVLLLTLDSVSLSWSSPQGLTGPQTFRVTWGCDGETSSTRVKGGHHLEISSLKPGEKYQFNMATEGEDGRQSRWVSASLSTVVPPRDLKIDHLGDTSFTLHWSKAEGMEKVPQHFFISNCIPGTDTLTAITDDCHKTFSNLQPGTEYTVSVTTVLSNGEQSESVSTTVCTILPAPEQLNVDSVDTTSAAVSWNQPPGLDQTQHHYQISYRCPGKEPHITTTSSHSITLSDLKPATEYSVTVCTVLGNGKQSQLVLTTFTTVPTAPDQLTVDTTSAAVSWNQPPGLDQTQHHYQISYHCPGTEPHYTTTSSHSITLSDLKPATQYSITVCTVLENGKKSRLVSTTLTTILPAPVQLTVDSVETTSAAVSWSQPPGLDQTNHHYQISYHCPGTEPHITTTSSHSITLSDLQGGTQYSVTVCTVLENGRQSRLVSTTLTTILPAPDQLTVDSVDTTSAAVSWNQPPGLDQTQHHYQISYQCPGRKPHITTTSSASITLCGLKPATEYSVTVCTVLENGKTSRLVSTTLTTVHFQWWRRPSRVAAVCVLLAVIIGLWDSYATAERDQLQNSLNTRTTERDQLQNSLNTRTTERDQLQNSLNTRTTERDQLQNSLNTRTTERDQLQNSLNTRATEVDKLKKSLNTTTMERDQLQKEIERLNWENKRSCPEGWRRFGCSCYYLSTEGKTWEKSRQDCLERGADLVIINSEEEQTFINGFESVKWVWIGLTDSVTEGTWKWVDGTPLTTPSYWRSEEPNGGGRENCVEIYYISSGQGVWRDYDCSFSQQWICEK; encoded by the exons ATGCTGTCCTTAGATGATG TGCTGCCCCCTCCTGGTGACTTCCAGGTCCTGTTGCTGACATTAGATTCTGTGTCTCTGAGCTGGAGTTCTCCTCAGGGGCTGACAGGACCACAGACATTCAGAGTGACCTGGGGGTGTGACGGTGAAACAAGCTCAACAAGAGTGAAAGGTGGGCATCATCTTGAAATAAGCAGTCTCAAACCTGGTGAAAAGTACCAGTTCAACATGGCTACAGAGGGAGAAGATGGAAGACAAAGCAGATGGGTCTCAGCATCCCTATCCACAG TGGTCCCACCCAGAGATTTAAAGATAGACCATTTGGGAGATACCTCATTCACTCTCCACTGGTCCAAGGCTGAAGGGATGGAGAAAGTCCCACAGCACTTCTTCATATCCAACTGCATCCCAGGAACAGACACCCTCACAGCCATTACTGACGACTGCCACAAAACTTTCTCAAACCTGCAACCTGGTACTGAGTACACTGTTAGTGTTACAACTGTGCTGAGCAATGGGGAACAGAGTgaatctgtctctacaacagtCTGCACTA TACTTCCTGCTCCAGAGCAGCTGAATGTTGACTCAGTGGACACCACATCAGCTGCTGTTAGCTGGAACCAGCCACCAGGATTGGACCAAACCCAACATCATTACCAGATCTCTTACCGCTGTCCAGGGAAAGAACCACACATCACTACCACATCTTCACACAgcatcactctctctgacctgAAACCTGCTACTGAATACTCAGTCACTGTCTGCACTGTGCTGGGAAATGGAAAGCAAAGTCAACTGGTGTTAACAACCTTCACCACAG TACCCACTGCTCCGGACCAGCTGACTGTTGACACCACATCAGCTGCTGTTAGCTGGAACCAGCCACCAGGATTGGACCAAACCCAACATCATTACCAGATCTCCTACCACTGTCCAGGGACAGAACCCCACTACACTACCACATCTTCACACAgcatcactctctctgacctgAAACCTGCTACTCAGTACTCTATCACTGTCTGCACTGTGCTGGAAAATGGAAAGAAAAGTCGACTGGTGTCAACAACCCTCACAACAA TACTTCCTGCTCCAGTCCAGCTGACTGTTGACTCAGTGGAGACCACATCAGCTGCTGTTAGCTGGAGCCAGCCACCAGGATTGGACCAAACCAACCATCATTACCAGATCTCCTACCACTGTCCAGGGACAGAACCACACATCACTACCACATCTTCACACAgcatcactctctctgacctgcAAGGTGGTACTCAGTACTCTGTCACTGTCTGCACTGTGCTGGAAAATGGAAGGCAAAGTCGACTGGTGTCAACAACCCTCACCACAA tacttcctgctccagaccagctgactgttgaCTCAGTGGACACCACATCAGCTGCTGTTAGCTGGAACCAGCCACCAGGATTGGACCAAACCCAACATCATTACCAGATCTCCTACCAGTGTCCAGGGAGAAAACCACACATCACTACCACGTCTTCAGCCAGCATCACTCTCTGTGGCCTGAAACCTGCTACTGAATACTCTGTCACTGTCTGCACTGTGCTGGAAAATGGAAAGACAAGTCGACTGGTGTCAACAACCCTCACCACAG TACATTTTCAGTGGTGGAGGAGACCATCCAGAGTTGCTGCAGTGTGTGTTCTACTGGCTGTCATCATAGGCCTGTGGGATTCCT ATGCAACTGCAGAGCGAGACCAGCTACAGAATAGTCTAAATACCAGgactacagagagagaccagctacagaataGTCTAAATACCaggaccacagagagagaccagctacagaataGTCTAAATACCAGgactacagagagagaccagctacagaataGTCTAAATACCAGgactacagagagagaccagctacagaataGTCTAAATACCAGGGCCACTGAAGTAGACAAGTTGAAAAAGAGTCTGAACACTACAACTATGGAGCGTGACCAGCTACAGAAGGAGATAGAACGACTAAACTGGGAGAACAAAA GGTCCTGTCCTGAAGGATGGAGAAGGTTTGGCTGCAGCTGTTACTACCTCTCTACTGAGGGGAAAACCTGGGAGAAGAGTAGACAGGACtgtctggagagaggagcagacctgGTGATCATTAACAGTGAAGAGGAACAG ACATTTATCAATGGGTTTGAGTCAGTCAAGTGGGTCTGGATTggtctgactgactctgttactgaggGAACCTGGAAATGGGTGGATGGCACcccactgaccaccccaag CTATTGGAGGAGTGAAGAGCCTAACGGTGGTGGCAGGGAGAACTGTGTGGAAATCTATTACATATCATCAGGCCAAGGAGTATGGAGGGATTATGATTGTTCCTTTTCACAACAATGGATCTGTGAGAAATAG
- the LOC139579458 gene encoding fibronectin-like isoform X6: MMVVLPPPGDFQVLLLTLDSVSLSWSSPQGLTGPQTFRVTWGCDGETSSTRVKGGHHLEISSLKPGEKYQFNMATEGEDGRQSRWVSASLSTVVPPRDLKIDHLGDTSFTLHWSKAEGMEKVPQHFFISNCIPGTDTLTAITDDCHKTFSNLQPGTEYTVSVTTVLSNGEQSESVSTTVCTILPAPEQLNVDSVDTTSAAVSWNQPPGLDQTQHHYQISYRCPGKEPHITTTSSHSITLSDLKPATEYSVTVCTVLGNGKQSQLVLTTFTTVPTAPDQLTVDTTSAAVSWNQPPGLDQTQHHYQISYHCPGTEPHYTTTSSHSITLSDLKPATQYSITVCTVLENGKKSRLVSTTLTTILPAPVQLTVDSVETTSAAVSWSQPPGLDQTNHHYQISYHCPGTEPHITTTSSHSITLSDLQGGTQYSVTVCTVLENGRQSRLVSTTLTTILPAPDQLTVDSVDTTSAAVSWNQPPGLDQTQHHYQISYQCPGRKPHITTTSSASITLCGLKPATEYSVTVCTVLENGKTSRLVSTTLTTVHFQWWRRPSRVAAVCVLLAVIIGLWDSYATAERDQLQNSLNTRTTERDQLQNSLNTRTTERDQLQNSLNTRTTERDQLQNSLNTRTTERDQLQNSLNTRATEVDKLKKSLNTTTMERDQLQKEIERLNWENKRSCPEGWRRFGCSCYYLSTEGKTWEKSRQDCLERGADLVIINSEEEQTFINGFESVKWVWIGLTDSVTEGTWKWVDGTPLTTPSYWRSEEPNGGGRENCVEIYYISSGQGVWRDYDCSFSQQWICEK; encoded by the exons ATGATGGTAG TGCTGCCCCCTCCTGGTGACTTCCAGGTCCTGTTGCTGACATTAGATTCTGTGTCTCTGAGCTGGAGTTCTCCTCAGGGGCTGACAGGACCACAGACATTCAGAGTGACCTGGGGGTGTGACGGTGAAACAAGCTCAACAAGAGTGAAAGGTGGGCATCATCTTGAAATAAGCAGTCTCAAACCTGGTGAAAAGTACCAGTTCAACATGGCTACAGAGGGAGAAGATGGAAGACAAAGCAGATGGGTCTCAGCATCCCTATCCACAG TGGTCCCACCCAGAGATTTAAAGATAGACCATTTGGGAGATACCTCATTCACTCTCCACTGGTCCAAGGCTGAAGGGATGGAGAAAGTCCCACAGCACTTCTTCATATCCAACTGCATCCCAGGAACAGACACCCTCACAGCCATTACTGACGACTGCCACAAAACTTTCTCAAACCTGCAACCTGGTACTGAGTACACTGTTAGTGTTACAACTGTGCTGAGCAATGGGGAACAGAGTgaatctgtctctacaacagtCTGCACTA TACTTCCTGCTCCAGAGCAGCTGAATGTTGACTCAGTGGACACCACATCAGCTGCTGTTAGCTGGAACCAGCCACCAGGATTGGACCAAACCCAACATCATTACCAGATCTCTTACCGCTGTCCAGGGAAAGAACCACACATCACTACCACATCTTCACACAgcatcactctctctgacctgAAACCTGCTACTGAATACTCAGTCACTGTCTGCACTGTGCTGGGAAATGGAAAGCAAAGTCAACTGGTGTTAACAACCTTCACCACAG TACCCACTGCTCCGGACCAGCTGACTGTTGACACCACATCAGCTGCTGTTAGCTGGAACCAGCCACCAGGATTGGACCAAACCCAACATCATTACCAGATCTCCTACCACTGTCCAGGGACAGAACCCCACTACACTACCACATCTTCACACAgcatcactctctctgacctgAAACCTGCTACTCAGTACTCTATCACTGTCTGCACTGTGCTGGAAAATGGAAAGAAAAGTCGACTGGTGTCAACAACCCTCACAACAA TACTTCCTGCTCCAGTCCAGCTGACTGTTGACTCAGTGGAGACCACATCAGCTGCTGTTAGCTGGAGCCAGCCACCAGGATTGGACCAAACCAACCATCATTACCAGATCTCCTACCACTGTCCAGGGACAGAACCACACATCACTACCACATCTTCACACAgcatcactctctctgacctgcAAGGTGGTACTCAGTACTCTGTCACTGTCTGCACTGTGCTGGAAAATGGAAGGCAAAGTCGACTGGTGTCAACAACCCTCACCACAA tacttcctgctccagaccagctgactgttgaCTCAGTGGACACCACATCAGCTGCTGTTAGCTGGAACCAGCCACCAGGATTGGACCAAACCCAACATCATTACCAGATCTCCTACCAGTGTCCAGGGAGAAAACCACACATCACTACCACGTCTTCAGCCAGCATCACTCTCTGTGGCCTGAAACCTGCTACTGAATACTCTGTCACTGTCTGCACTGTGCTGGAAAATGGAAAGACAAGTCGACTGGTGTCAACAACCCTCACCACAG TACATTTTCAGTGGTGGAGGAGACCATCCAGAGTTGCTGCAGTGTGTGTTCTACTGGCTGTCATCATAGGCCTGTGGGATTCCT ATGCAACTGCAGAGCGAGACCAGCTACAGAATAGTCTAAATACCAGgactacagagagagaccagctacagaataGTCTAAATACCaggaccacagagagagaccagctacagaataGTCTAAATACCAGgactacagagagagaccagctacagaataGTCTAAATACCAGgactacagagagagaccagctacagaataGTCTAAATACCAGGGCCACTGAAGTAGACAAGTTGAAAAAGAGTCTGAACACTACAACTATGGAGCGTGACCAGCTACAGAAGGAGATAGAACGACTAAACTGGGAGAACAAAA GGTCCTGTCCTGAAGGATGGAGAAGGTTTGGCTGCAGCTGTTACTACCTCTCTACTGAGGGGAAAACCTGGGAGAAGAGTAGACAGGACtgtctggagagaggagcagacctgGTGATCATTAACAGTGAAGAGGAACAG ACATTTATCAATGGGTTTGAGTCAGTCAAGTGGGTCTGGATTggtctgactgactctgttactgaggGAACCTGGAAATGGGTGGATGGCACcccactgaccaccccaag CTATTGGAGGAGTGAAGAGCCTAACGGTGGTGGCAGGGAGAACTGTGTGGAAATCTATTACATATCATCAGGCCAAGGAGTATGGAGGGATTATGATTGTTCCTTTTCACAACAATGGATCTGTGAGAAATAG